The following proteins are co-located in the Hydrogenophaga sp. RAC07 genome:
- a CDS encoding STAS domain-containing protein: MVADPVAFAAALPAEVTLADAGKTLVELQHALSQQVGPVVMLDAASLRVFDSSAVAVLLELRRQLRAQGKTLQVSNWPRRLESLMGLYGVSELLAP; this comes from the coding sequence ATGGTCGCTGACCCTGTGGCCTTTGCGGCGGCTCTGCCGGCAGAGGTCACGCTGGCCGACGCCGGCAAGACCCTGGTGGAGCTCCAGCACGCGCTGTCCCAGCAGGTCGGCCCGGTGGTGATGCTCGATGCGGCTTCGCTGCGCGTGTTTGACTCATCGGCCGTGGCCGTGCTGCTCGAGCTGCGCCGCCAGCTGCGGGCGCAGGGCAAGACGCTGCAGGTGAGCAACTGGCCGCGGCGGCTGGAAAGCCTCATGGGCCTGTATGGCGTGAGCGAGTTGCTCGCGCCCTGA
- a CDS encoding MlaC/ttg2D family ABC transporter substrate-binding protein translates to MKRRSWLSALVITAAGVMSLPALAQEEAPDALVKRISSDVLASVKADPAIQAGDVNRIVALVDSKILPSVNFTRMTSSAVGRFWRQATPEQQKQLQDEFKILLVRTYSGALGEVKDQTVTFKPMRSKPEDTEVVVRSEVRGKGDPIQLDYRMEKTATGWKIYDINVLGVWLVETYRTQFAQEINAKGIDGLIASLVQRNKSNVAKTS, encoded by the coding sequence ATGAAACGCCGCTCCTGGCTCTCCGCCCTCGTGATCACCGCCGCTGGTGTGATGTCTCTGCCCGCTCTGGCGCAGGAAGAGGCACCCGATGCCTTGGTCAAGCGCATTTCCAGCGACGTGCTGGCCTCGGTGAAGGCCGATCCCGCCATCCAGGCTGGCGATGTGAACCGCATCGTGGCGCTGGTGGATTCCAAGATCCTGCCCAGCGTGAACTTCACGCGCATGACGTCCTCGGCGGTCGGTCGCTTCTGGCGCCAGGCCACACCCGAGCAGCAAAAGCAGCTGCAGGACGAGTTCAAGATCCTGCTCGTGCGAACCTACTCGGGTGCGCTCGGTGAGGTGAAAGACCAGACCGTGACCTTCAAGCCCATGCGCTCCAAGCCCGAAGACACCGAGGTGGTGGTGCGCTCCGAAGTGCGTGGCAAGGGCGATCCGATCCAGCTCGACTACCGCATGGAAAAAACGGCCACCGGCTGGAAGATCTATGACATCAACGTGCTTGGTGTCTGGCTGGTGGAAACCTACCGCACCCAGTTCGCGCAGGAAATCAACGCCAAGGGCATCGATGGCCTGATCGCGTCGCTGGTCCAGCGCAACAAGTCCAACGTCGCCAAGACCAGCTGA
- a CDS encoding MlaA family lipoprotein, translating to MKNKLKHTGRSPALLASALALAVLTGCATGPDANPQDPLEPFNRGVYRFNDAVDTAVLKPVATVYKDVTPSPVQTGVNNFFNNLGDLWSAANAGLQLRPREATENLMRFSVNSVFGLAGVLDIATEMGIPRTRLDFGQTLGRWGAPSGAYLVLPIFGPSSVRDGTGLVVDMSVDPVSGMNDVSARNSLTALRVVDTRAGLLRASSLLEEAALDKYSFTRDLYLNRRQSQIDDMIDKGIGLDDGE from the coding sequence ATGAAAAACAAACTCAAGCACACCGGCCGGTCCCCGGCTCTGCTGGCCAGCGCCCTGGCCCTGGCGGTGCTCACCGGTTGTGCCACGGGCCCCGATGCCAACCCGCAAGATCCGCTGGAGCCGTTCAACCGCGGTGTGTACCGCTTCAACGACGCCGTGGACACGGCGGTGCTCAAACCGGTGGCCACGGTCTACAAAGACGTCACCCCCAGCCCGGTGCAGACGGGCGTGAACAACTTCTTCAACAACCTGGGCGACCTGTGGTCGGCGGCCAATGCGGGTCTGCAACTGCGCCCGCGCGAAGCCACCGAAAACCTCATGCGCTTCAGCGTGAACAGCGTGTTCGGCCTGGCCGGCGTGCTGGACATCGCGACCGAAATGGGCATTCCCCGCACCCGTCTGGACTTTGGTCAGACCCTGGGCCGCTGGGGTGCGCCTTCCGGCGCCTACCTCGTGCTGCCGATCTTCGGACCTTCGTCCGTGCGTGACGGCACCGGCCTGGTGGTCGACATGAGCGTGGATCCGGTCTCCGGCATGAACGACGTGTCGGCGCGCAATTCGCTCACCGCGCTGCGCGTGGTCGACACCCGCGCAGGCCTGCTGCGCGCCAGTTCGCTGCTGGAAGAGGCCGCACTCGACAAATACAGCTTCACACGCGATCTCTACCTCAACCGCCGCCAAAGTCAGATCGATGACATGATTGACAAGGGTATCGGCCTGGATGATGGGGAGTGA
- the mlaD gene encoding outer membrane lipid asymmetry maintenance protein MlaD — MQTSKNDIWVGLFVLIGAVAILFLALQSANLLSLNFEKTYQVVGRFDNAGGVKPKAAVRSAGVVVGRVESITFDDTTFQAHITLALESRYKFPKDSSLKILTNGLLGEQYIGIEPGGDTENIAAGAVITQTQSAVILENLISQFLFNSAANSGDAKPAE, encoded by the coding sequence ATGCAAACTTCCAAAAACGACATCTGGGTCGGCCTGTTCGTGCTGATCGGCGCAGTGGCCATCCTGTTCCTGGCCCTGCAGTCGGCCAACCTGCTGAGCCTGAACTTCGAGAAGACCTACCAGGTGGTGGGCCGCTTCGACAACGCCGGCGGCGTCAAGCCCAAGGCCGCAGTGCGCAGCGCGGGTGTGGTGGTCGGGCGGGTTGAGTCGATCACGTTCGACGACACCACTTTCCAGGCCCACATCACCCTGGCACTCGAATCCAGATACAAGTTTCCCAAGGACAGCTCGCTGAAGATCCTCACGAACGGGCTGCTGGGCGAGCAGTACATCGGCATCGAGCCCGGTGGTGATACCGAGAACATCGCCGCGGGCGCCGTGATCACGCAGACGCAGTCGGCGGTGATCCTGGAGAACCTGATCAGCCAGTTTCTCTTCAACAGCGCGGCCAACAGCGGCGACGCCAAGCCCGCCGAGTAA
- the mlaE gene encoding lipid asymmetry maintenance ABC transporter permease subunit MlaE produces MTVAWIARLGFAVRHQITDIGTSTRLLARLLLLLGAALRRPALLRDQIHFLGNHSLALIGVSGLFVGFVLGLQGYYTLRIYGATEALGLLVTLSLVRELGPVITALLFAGRAGTSLTAEIGLMKAGEQLSAMEMMAVDPVRRVLAPRFWAGVIVMPLLAGIFSAVGVVGGWVVGVLMLGLDGGAFWSQMQGGVDVWADVGNGVIKSVVFGFAVTFVALLQGFSAHPTPEGVSRATTRTVVVASLAVLALDFILTATMFSI; encoded by the coding sequence ATGACCGTGGCGTGGATCGCCCGCCTGGGCTTCGCGGTGCGCCACCAGATCACCGACATCGGCACATCCACGCGCCTGCTCGCCCGACTGCTGCTGCTGCTGGGCGCGGCCCTGCGCCGCCCGGCGCTGCTGCGCGACCAGATCCACTTTCTGGGCAACCACTCGCTGGCCCTGATCGGTGTCTCGGGCCTGTTTGTCGGCTTCGTGCTTGGCCTGCAGGGCTACTACACGCTGCGCATCTACGGTGCCACCGAAGCGCTGGGCCTGCTGGTCACGCTCTCGCTGGTGCGTGAACTCGGGCCTGTGATCACCGCGTTGCTGTTTGCCGGACGCGCCGGCACCTCGCTCACCGCCGAGATCGGCCTCATGAAAGCCGGCGAACAGCTCAGTGCCATGGAAATGATGGCGGTGGACCCGGTGCGCCGCGTGCTCGCCCCGCGCTTCTGGGCCGGTGTGATCGTCATGCCCTTGTTGGCCGGCATCTTCAGCGCGGTTGGCGTCGTCGGCGGCTGGGTGGTGGGCGTGCTCATGCTGGGTCTGGACGGTGGCGCCTTCTGGAGCCAGATGCAGGGCGGGGTGGACGTGTGGGCCGATGTGGGCAACGGCGTCATCAAGAGCGTGGTGTTCGGTTTTGCCGTGACCTTCGTGGCCTTGCTCCAGGGCTTCAGCGCCCACCCCACGCCCGAGGGCGTGTCGCGCGCGACCACCCGCACCGTGGTGGTGGCCTCGCTGGCCGTGCTGGCGCTCGATTTCATCCTCACCGCCACGATGTTCAGCATCTGA
- a CDS encoding ABC transporter ATP-binding protein, producing MPTDNAPPLVELRNLTFGYGERAILDNITLTVPRGKVTALMGASGGGKTTVLRLIGGQLRAQKGQTLFDGQDITVMRAEALYAARRRMGMLFQFGALFTDMSVFDNVAFPLHEHTKLPEALVRDIVLMKLNAVGLRGARDLMPSELSGGMARRVALARAIALDPELVMYDEPFAGLDPISLGTAARLIRQLNDAMGLTSIVVSHDLDETFHIADQVIVLANGKIAAQGTPEEVRHSEDPLVKQFVNALPDGPVRFHHPGPSLEDDFGNGHKEAA from the coding sequence ATGCCCACCGACAACGCACCTCCTCTGGTCGAACTGCGCAACCTCACCTTCGGGTACGGGGAGCGCGCCATCCTCGACAACATCACGCTGACCGTGCCCCGCGGCAAGGTCACGGCGCTCATGGGTGCGTCCGGCGGCGGCAAAACCACGGTGTTGCGCCTCATTGGCGGGCAGCTCCGTGCGCAAAAAGGGCAGACGCTCTTTGATGGACAGGACATCACGGTGATGCGGGCCGAAGCCCTGTACGCCGCGCGCCGGCGCATGGGCATGCTGTTCCAGTTCGGCGCACTGTTCACCGACATGAGCGTGTTCGACAACGTCGCCTTTCCACTGCACGAACACACGAAGCTGCCCGAAGCACTGGTGCGCGACATCGTGCTCATGAAGCTCAACGCGGTGGGTCTGCGCGGTGCGCGCGACCTGATGCCGAGCGAACTGTCCGGCGGCATGGCTCGCCGCGTGGCGCTGGCCCGGGCCATCGCGCTCGACCCCGAGCTCGTGATGTACGACGAGCCCTTCGCCGGTCTGGACCCGATTTCGCTGGGCACCGCCGCCCGGCTCATCCGCCAGCTCAACGATGCCATGGGCCTGACCAGCATCGTGGTCTCGCACGATCTGGATGAGACCTTCCACATCGCCGACCAGGTGATCGTGCTGGCCAACGGGAAGATTGCCGCCCAGGGCACCCCTGAGGAAGTGCGCCACAGCGAGGACCCGCTGGTCAAACAGTTCGTCAACGCCTTGCCCGACGGCCCGGTGCGCTTTCACCACCCCGGCCCCAGCCTCGAAGACGACTTCGGCAACGGCCACAAGGAGGCGGCATGA
- a CDS encoding glutamate synthase subunit beta produces MGKVTGFMEYERLEEGYKPVPERLKHYKEFVVALDDQQSKVQAARCMDCGTPFCNSGCPVNNIIPDFNDLVYQGDWKNAITVLHSTNNFPEFTGRICPAPCEAACTLNVNDDPVGIKSIEHAIIDRAWAEGWVQPQPPRHKTGKKVAVVGSGPAGMAAAQQLARAGHDVTLFEKNDRVGGLLRYGIPDFKMEKTHIDRRVAQMEAEGVVFRTGVMVGTLPKDTKVTNWAQETITPEQLQKDFDAVLLTGGSEQSRDLPVPGRDLDGVHFAMEFLPQQNKVNAGDKLKGQLRADGKHVIVIGGGDTGSDCVGTSTRHGAVSVTQFEVMPQPPEQEDKPLVWPYWPLKLRTSSSHDESAEKGILQREFAISTKAFKGEKGKVTGLTTVHVEMKDGKLVEIPGTEKEYKADLVLLAMGFVNPVASILDGFGVDKDARGNAKASTEFTGGYATNVPKVFAAGDMRRGQSLVVWAIREGRQAARSVDEFLMGFSDLPR; encoded by the coding sequence ATGGGAAAAGTCACCGGCTTCATGGAATACGAGCGTCTGGAAGAGGGCTACAAGCCCGTGCCCGAGCGCCTGAAGCACTACAAGGAATTCGTCGTTGCGCTGGATGACCAGCAGTCCAAGGTGCAGGCCGCGCGCTGCATGGACTGCGGCACGCCGTTCTGCAACAGCGGCTGCCCGGTCAACAACATCATTCCGGACTTCAACGACCTCGTGTACCAGGGCGACTGGAAGAACGCGATCACCGTGCTGCACAGCACCAACAACTTCCCCGAGTTCACCGGCCGCATCTGCCCCGCACCGTGCGAGGCCGCCTGCACGCTCAACGTGAACGACGATCCCGTGGGCATCAAGTCGATCGAGCACGCCATCATCGACCGCGCCTGGGCCGAAGGCTGGGTGCAGCCGCAACCGCCGCGCCACAAGACCGGCAAGAAGGTGGCCGTGGTCGGTTCCGGCCCGGCCGGTATGGCCGCTGCCCAGCAGCTCGCGCGCGCCGGCCACGACGTGACCCTGTTCGAGAAGAACGACCGCGTGGGTGGCCTGCTGCGCTACGGCATTCCCGACTTCAAGATGGAGAAGACCCACATCGACCGCCGCGTCGCGCAGATGGAGGCCGAAGGCGTGGTGTTCCGCACCGGCGTCATGGTCGGCACCCTGCCCAAGGACACCAAGGTGACCAACTGGGCGCAGGAGACGATCACGCCCGAGCAGCTGCAGAAGGACTTCGATGCCGTGCTGCTCACGGGCGGTTCCGAACAGAGCCGTGACCTGCCGGTCCCCGGCCGCGACCTCGATGGCGTGCACTTCGCCATGGAATTCCTGCCGCAGCAAAACAAGGTCAACGCGGGTGACAAGCTCAAGGGCCAGTTGCGCGCCGACGGCAAACACGTGATCGTGATCGGTGGTGGCGACACCGGGTCCGACTGCGTGGGCACCAGCACGCGCCACGGCGCCGTGAGCGTGACCCAGTTCGAGGTGATGCCCCAGCCGCCCGAGCAGGAAGACAAGCCCCTGGTGTGGCCTTACTGGCCGCTCAAGCTGCGCACCAGCTCCAGCCACGACGAAAGTGCCGAGAAGGGCATCCTCCAGCGCGAGTTCGCCATTTCCACCAAGGCCTTCAAGGGCGAAAAGGGCAAGGTCACCGGCCTGACCACCGTGCACGTCGAAATGAAAGACGGCAAGCTGGTCGAGATTCCCGGCACTGAAAAAGAGTACAAGGCCGACCTGGTGCTGCTGGCCATGGGCTTTGTGAACCCGGTGGCCAGCATCCTGGACGGCTTCGGCGTGGACAAAGACGCCCGTGGCAACGCCAAGGCCAGCACCGAGTTCACCGGCGGCTACGCCACCAACGTGCCCAAGGTGTTTGCCGCCGGCGACATGCGCCGTGGTCAGAGCCTGGTGGTCTGGGCGATCCGCGAGGGCCGCCAGGCCGCACGCTCGGTCGACGAATTCCTGATGGGTTTTTCTGATCTGCCGCGCTGA